TAGGCAGGTcctatctctattagagagatgctACAAATAGATGGTAAGTATAGTATTACTCATTAAAGTCTGGATCTGCATGACTTGTAATCGCACATGAAAAATGCTAAGGAGGCTATTCTAAAGTGAGACTATTCATGGACACTGTCATCTCACAATTTCACGTTAATTTATGtgttaacattataaaatatgcTGTAAAAAACATAAGGTAATAAAAAGTTTATAAAAAGTCTCACTTTTAATAATCTCCTTTTAACATTTCTCATCACACATTTCTTAACTAGCCAGTTGGGAACAAAAAAAGGTTGTTGGAAACCACATAATGTTTTTagaccatattttgtaaatcacatAATGTGGCGATTGATAgttatgagagatttttcagtgtgccatATTGCCCGAacaccaagtgtcataatataatttgTGGGAAACTTGAAAAAAAGATTCCAACAAATTGTATTTTGACACTTAGTGTACTTGATCGTGGTTCTAGCACACTAAAAATTTTCTCCATGGTTAGTATACCTTGTTTAGTGATTTAGACAACAAATCCAATCATCAAAACGCCACATCATGTGGCatacaaaatatagtttaagTAAATGGTCTCTTTAGCATcatcaaataatttatattatttgCAAGCCAACAACAACATAGTCAATTTGCAAGAAtgatttttctccttttcttggtATTATGAGGAGTAAAGTTTATTTTCCCCTTGACCAGGTGTAACTTCTTTTTTCGTTATCCAATAATGTACCCCTCGTATCGTCGagattttctaaaaataaataaaataaataaatgcaagaatgaaaaattaatatcaaacaaACCACAAGAGCTGTTATTGACATACTTCAGAATGTTCATCATGCACTCTACCATATCTCTTATACTTTTTCTATAAAGGACGAGCTCGTAATGACTGaatttttctttcatgcatGTGTTCAACAAAACATGAGTGCATGATGgcttatttttaaataaacagtCCCATAACCAAAATCTCATGTAAAATGTCATTTCACGACAATGCATCTCAGTCTCGGATGCAGTACTTCTAACGTTTAATATGCAGTCTGATCTTGGTCCTTTTTATGTCATCTCCCATCAAGATTTCTTTGGATGAAACCGTTTGCTATGCTGATCATAACCAATTTTACTATATATTTGAGTTCAATTAGTTTGCGCACATTGTCTACAAAACTCCTGTTTCTATCAATCCATTTACGATGTTACATTGTCTAAAAAACTCCCGTTTCTATCAATTGATTTACAATGTTactatattttgtttctttatcttctttttctctctcaaacATGTAGAAAAGATAGGATTGGATCAATGTAGCAAGATGATGTAGCAAGATGAAAAGGAAATTAACAATTAGGATATAAGGAATTGAACTTCACATTCTTTTTTAAGGAAGcacaaatttgttacaattacAGTACATCTTTAATTACAATATATGGGTAAAGATGTTTACCATTTATTGTATCATAACCAAAGAAGGACAAATCTACAGTGTTAGAAACTTAGAAGATATTCTTTATTAATGATCTCCTATACAAAAGAATCAAtaaatttgtaataaaaaaacaaataaataaatgtgtgtgtattttataatttttaagtgTTATATTTTTCTTGTGAAATTGTCAAGCAATCAAGTGATTGTGTGTGTCATATTAACATTGATCCTGCACATGGTATTTACGATCAGTACGCTCCTTCTTCTTCCACCTCCACCAAGTTCTGCAGCACTGCATCAGAAGCTTCTCTTAGGAACTCCGACCAATCCCTAAAACACCCAAAACATCACGAAGTTAGCAAAAATCGATCTTAGTGTTTGATCAAATAAACCTAGTACATCTTTCGATAACAATTATATGCGATTAGGTTTTGCTTTAAAGGGTTTAGGTGTTATGCCgacttttttcttctaatttttttggtggcTCCAAGAAGGATCAGGTTTATGTCCTCcacttttttatataatttttttcttgcgTTCTGAGGAGTATTCCCTAACTAAGTGTAACTTTTTTTTCGTATCAATGAAGTTTTCTCATACGGCCGAGATTTCTCTTAAACAAAACTAGGTATAGAGTCTATAGACAAAGAAAGTTTATATGAAACCCATGCAAGCACGCACTTACAGGCACTTTCCAAGCACTTAGTTagttctatatatattttataactttattATATGATCTTATTTAAGAAAAATGGTAATCTAATTATTCCTTAATTATGATATATAAGATATACGTACCCTTTAGAGGAGTCGAAAGTGAGTCCAACCGTGTACTTAGCTTCTTCAAGTGCCCAACTGAACCTTTGTAGCTCAACTGCGGAGCAAGTTCCATTGTCCCTGACCCTAAGATGAGACGGCTTCACATTGCAGAAAACTGGTATCACCCTCTTCTTAGATTCCATGAGCAGAGCCAACTCATGGAGACAAAAGTAAGATTCGCAATAATGAGGTGAAAACACGGCAACCCCCACCTTACATTTGTGGATCGCCGCGTCAATTTTGTCAAACAACTTATCCCCAGGTTTCATGTTCTTGCTGTCCAAGAAAGGATGCAAGTTGAGCCTTGAGAAATGGTAAAAGAGCAACCCAGCCACGGTTCTCTTGGTGTCGATCCCACGGTGATTAATGAACACGTCACATGGCGGGCGTGATTTAACGGTTAGAAATTGGTTGCTTCCCTGGCGGAGGAAATTGCGAACCAAAGCTGGCGAACGCTGCATGGCTCCTTGAAGAAGCTAACCAAaaaatgatgagatatgaatgAGATATGGTTCTTATGTACTTTTCGTTTCGGCTAAGGGTTGTGGTTTTTGTTGTGAATTCCTAAGGGTTATGATTTTGTTTGTGGGTGTGTGAGAGAGCTATATGGACCGACAGGGCGTAGCTTATTTATATAGGTTCGGAGAgggtttgattttgattttggcgGTCCAGATTCAAGGCAAAAATTCCAAGTTTTAGGATTGGACTCGAGAAAATACCTGGTAGTTATTCTGACAAGACACAGAAAATAGGAGTAAGCACGAACGCGAACCTTGAAACCCTTGAAAATCTTGACTATCTAGGCTTATTAGAACAGTATACACCTTCAAACACGTCATTAAATATTTTGTGTTCTGTTTACTGGGTCACTCGATGATATATTTGCATGGTTTTTGTATAAACATTAAAATTTTGCCAATACATATAAAACCGCATggacaatttttgtttttaggaaaatCTTTCACTCTCACACACGGACCCCTTACAAACTTTTGAAACTCTTAGGAGTTTAAGATACTCAAGATTTAATGGAAATAAGATTAGAGATAAAGTAACAATAGCTTGTTATCTAATAGTACATAGAGTTTTTATCAAAAGTGGTCTCTAAAATTGACTCACTCCATCAAAATGGTTTCTGAAATATAAAATCGATAAATGTTGTCCTTGAATATCGATGCCGTAAATCAATCTCGTTCTTTCGTTATAATTTGTTATAATCTTTTATTAGTGTGCTGATATGACTCATAAGCGATACCCACTTTTCTAAACTATAAAACATATGAAACAGTGAGTTTGTTGTAGAGTTGTCTCTattacaataaaatattattactttggtaaaatataataataataaaatggaaCGTGTTTGAAATTCAAAGAATGAGGAACCTATGTGTCTTGTActcattgtaaaaaaaaaaaaaaggaataaaatgGCCTTAAATTCATGCATATATAGCACGCACCACATTATTATATATCTCATACTTTTTAGACGACAAATTCTTATTTCTTGTAAAGCAGCTTGTTGGCACTTTATGAAAATTAAAAGTTCGTCCACAAACTAAACTTTTAAAGCCAGCCACACAGCCAATGTGAATATATAACTTGCTCCTCCATAAAAACGAAATTTTAAGATGTTTATGTCTTTAAAAgtcggcttttttttttttccggctaaaatagtttttgattttgtctaccgtaaattattttaattatttcgtGAAAATTTGTCAATATTCTAGTTAAATTTTCACTTGAACGACCACGTGATCATATTTTTAAGTGTATTATTGTTAAACAAACCTCTTCACTTAACGAGtatattaataatttttcatagaatgaccaaaatgatttactgTAAACAAACTCCATAACCATTTATATCGATTTTCATTATCACTGATTAAAGTAAAGAATAGCAATTTCAAAgattttaactaaaaagcctTAAAAGTAATTCCAAGGGTTCCACACATGCAATAAATTAACATGAATTTAAAGCAAATGAAGCTCCTGGGACATTGACTGTCAGTACAGGTAGGAAGGAaattatttatgcatgtgacggCTGGGAACAGCTGGATATTATTCTGGAATCTTTTGGAAACTAATTAAGGTTAGATCAATTAGCATATAATTACGTAGTAAACTCCTCGTGCTCTATGTCAATTACTCAATAATGGATGTGTTATTTGAAATTGGCTTCCGACGAAACTTCAAATTAAAAGTTCACCAATATGAGCTTTGAATGCAGCACCGGCCTTGAGAAATTACATATGCATTTTATACTGTTGGGTTGGTGTCTCCCAGCAGGTTACTTCTAAATCCTTTTAACGAAGGATAAGATTTACACTAAGTTCGTGGAACTTACGGGGATCGGATTAATTCGAAtttaagtataaaaaaaaaaacacattgttCTAGCCAACTAACTAAATATAAATACGTACATCGTGAACCCTTTTACTTTATGCTCATTTTCTTCATTCAAAGCCAGTTTAAGAGAGGTGGTCGTGTCGAGACCAAATTCAGAGGTCTTTGGAATTCAGTCCTGTGCTTAAAGCAAATACGGCAATTGGTGGAGTGGTCTAATTTCCTGTTTACCAATaactttcctttttaaaatataatggGCAAGGAAAAGAAATACATTTCAAATTAAGTATATACTACTTATTTTCCTACCACAGATATATTAATTATCTTGAATCTCTCTCACTGTCACACGATCAATTCCTGGAAGCCTAACAGACATTAGTTTAGCAATGCATGCAAACAGCTTATGACATTTCTTTATTAGTCACGGAAAAGATGTTTTGAAAATTCAAGAattgtattttttctttttaattgtgAGACAGTTACTCACGATTTTTAATCGTCATTACAAAGTTctacaaaaatattataaaatctATTTTCGTGAGGTTTTTCGTTTTACCGTAAACTTTTTATAATTCATGCTGAACATTTTGAAGGTGTTACGGCAAACATATGTAACTTTATTATGGCTACATTCATAATCATGTGTaagtttttttatataaaattattaaaccGGGATACTACGTAGCGGTAAATCCATTTTATTTAGGTCATTCTCTAATAGCATGACAAAGATCTCAAAATAGTTTTTATGATTCTATATAATCCCGCCCGCCTTTATGATTGGCACGTGTAAAGCTTCATCACTTCCAGCTGTCTCTGAACTGTTTGCTCTTTCTCTGTCTCTTCCATTTCAACTTGGAACTACTGTGGGAATGTGACATGCACGTTCAACATCACATTCAAACAACATGACATTCTACCATCTGCAATATACACACTGAAGCTATGCTCTTGCACTTGCAGCTGGGGTCTCTCTCTTCTTCCATTTTCCGCCATGGAAGCTCGCCTCGACTGCGCTTTGTTTCAGCTGACTCCAACTCGAACCAGGTACTTGGAAAATGATCTCCGCACAACCCTTTTCTCCTTCGGCACACCCtgtttatttccctttttttttatgttcctagattcttctttgatttattcaatccaacaaGGTCGTGCGGAAATCATTCTCCCTGTACACTATGCCTGACTTGTAGTTCAACTCTGCTTAGTGCTTAATCTCgaatttctttctaattttgtttctaaattAAATGAGTGAAGATGTGACTTGGTGATCTTCTGTGGAGGCAAATCTGAAAAACTAGCATCTGGGTTGTTCCAACCTTTTGTTTCGCACCTCAAATACGTAAAAGATGAGATTTCCAGAGCTGGGTATTCCATTACTCTTCGCCCTCCCACCCAAATGGCACCCTGGTTCACCAAATCCACATTTCAAAGGTACTTCTCAAATCTGTGACATTTGCCAATGATGCAATTGATAATTTGTTAATTTGGATAAATTTTTTGAATTGTTtctctttaattttgtattttgggGCAGATTTGTGCGGTTTGTTAGCACCCCAGCAGTTCTGGAGAGGTTTGTCAGTATTGAAAAGGAGATTTTGCAGATTGAGAGTTCAGTTCAACTGGAGGAAGGTATCCCATCAaaatcttttgaattttttcatttttcaattgttaGTTTTACGATTTAAAATCAATCTTTCTGGTGCTGTATTGGTTAAGTTCTGTAGTTTTGTGTTGAATGTATTGTTTCTGTTCTAGTCTACTTTGTGTGGTTGCCGAGACAAAGTGAGTAATATGAGAGAAAATTCGACTCTCGGGATTAATCATCTTGCTTGTTTTCCTGCATTAAAAACCGTTGTTTTTCTCTATAATGTCCTTACATAATAGAAAGAATGTTCTTCGATTTAGATCGAATGAGGACttgttttgtaatttgattCCTAATGAAGTTCGGTTTATCAGGAGTTGTCTCTGCTAATCAGAGTACAAGGAAGTCAACTGGTTCTTTGAAGGTATTTTACATAAACGTTCACAAGTTGTAACATAAGTGAGGCATTTTTGAAGAATTATATATCATTACTTAAgttcatatttatttttcttttcagaaaagAGGGGAACTTGAAGAAGCACGGGATGTAGAAAACGAAAACTCCAAGTAACTATTTCTTTTGGATGGCTACAATTGTGAATGAAATAGTCTCGCTTGCAGTGTCAGTCAGTATCTTTATCATTAATTCTTTCAGTTTATTGTAATATGACAGGGTTTGCCTTCGACGCCTTCTCGAAACTCGAGTGGCATTGCTTCGGAAACAGCAAGCAATGGCTTATGCACGTGGCCTTGTTGCTGGTTTTGAGATCTACAATATGGATGATCTCATTTCTTTTTCAGATGCATTTGGAGCTTCACGCTTAAGGTATGAACTC
This genomic stretch from Pyrus communis chromosome 2, drPyrComm1.1, whole genome shotgun sequence harbors:
- the LOC137721990 gene encoding probable 2' cyclic ADP-D-ribose synthase BdTIR, with the translated sequence MQRSPALVRNFLRQGSNQFLTVKSRPPCDVFINHRGIDTKRTVAGLLFYHFSRLNLHPFLDSKNMKPGDKLFDKIDAAIHKCKVGVAVFSPHYCESYFCLHELALLMESKKRVIPVFCNVKPSHLRVRDNGTCSAVELQRFSWALEEAKYTVGLTFDSSKGDWSEFLREASDAVLQNLVEVEEEGAY